In the genome of Telluria mixta, the window ACGATCGACAGCAGCGCGTAATAGGCGACGGCGCCGGCCAGCAGCAGGCCCTGGTTGGCGCGGAAGGCGCGTACGCACTGCAGGGTGAAGTCGAGCGGGTGCGCGACGATCCACGCGTTCGCGCGCCGGTTCAGCACGCGCAGGCGCAGGCCGCGCGCCGGTTTCATCGCGCCAGCCTGATGCCGGTGAACTGCCAGCGCGCGCCGGCCGGGAAAAAGTTGCGGTAGCTGGCGCGCGCGTGGCCGTGGGGCGTCGCGCACGACGCGCCGCGCAGCACGTACTGGTTGACCATGAATTTGCCGTTGTATTCGCCGATCGCGCCCGCGGCCGGGGCGAAGCCGGGGTAAGGCGCGTAGCTGCTCGCCGTCCACTGCCAGCATTCGCCGAACATCTGCGCGAGTCCGCTGCTGCCCGCCGCGCGCGGATGCAGGTCGCCGCAGGTCAGCGCCGCGTCGCGCGCCGCAAATTCCCACTCCGCCTCCGTCGGCAGGCGCGCGCCGCGCCAGCGCGCGTACGCGTCGGCCTCGTACAGCGACACGTGCGTGACGGGCCGCGCCAGGTCCAGCGCCTGCAGGCCGTGCAAGGTGAATTCGCGCAGGCGGTCGCCATCGCGGACCCAGTACAGCGGCTCGGCGAGCGTGCCGTTCGCGACGAGGTCCCAGCCGTCCGACAGCCACAGCGCCGGATCGCGGTAGCCGCCCGCCTCGACGAATTCGAGGTACTCGCCGTTCGTCACGAGACGCGACGCGAGCGCGAACGGCTGCAGGTATTGCCGGTGGCGCGGGCTTTCGTTGTCGAAGGCGAAGCCCTCTCCAGCGTGGCCGATCTCGGCGAGGCCGCCGTCGAAATCGATCCAGGCCAGCGGCTCCACCGGGCCCGATGCGGGCAGCGGCGAGTCGATATAGGCCGGGTACAGCGGATTACGCGACAGCAGGTGCTTGACGTCCGTGAGGATCAGTTCCTGGTGCTGCTGTTCGTGCTGCAGGCCCAGCTCAACGAGTGCCATGAGTTCCGCATCGTCGGGCGCAGCCGCCAGCAGGCGCAGCACGCGCGCGTCGACGATGGCCCGGTAGGCCTGCACCTCGGCCAGCGTCGGGCGCGTCAGCAGGCCCCGCTGCGCGCGCGGATGCTTCGCGCCGACGCCGTTGTAGTACGAGTTGAACAGCACGCGGAAGGCCGGGTTGTGGGGCCGGAAGCCGGGCTCGCGCGGCTCGAGGATGAAGGTCTCGAAGAACCACGTCGTGTGCGCGAGATGCCATTTGACCGGGCTCGCGTCGGGCATCGACTGGGCACAGCAGTCCTCGGCCGTCAGCGGTTCGGCCAGGTGCAGCGTGCGCTGGCGCACGTGTTCGTACGCGGTCGACAGGCGGTGTTCGGAAGCTCCCATCGCGGCTCCTTCAATGCGACAGTGCGCGCGCGTTGATCACGGCGAACCACTGCTTCGGATCGGTCCACACGCGCGTGGCCGCGAACCCGGCCTGGGCCAGCAGGCCGACGGCGTCGCTCTGGCGGTATTTATAACTGTTCTCCGTGTGGATCCACTCGCCCGCCGCGAACCGGCGGCTGCCGCCGCGCCACGTCACCTGCTGCGCGGTCTGCGCTTCCAGGTGCATCTCGACGCGGCCCTGGGCCGGGTTGTAGAAGCCCCGGTGGCGCCACTGGCGGATGTCGAAGTCGGCGCCCAGCAGGCGGTTCACGTGGCGCAGCACGTTGAGGTTGAACGCGGCCGTCACGCCCAGCGCGTCGTCGTAGGCTGCGTCCAGCACGGTGTGTTCCTTGGCGAGGTCGATGCCGATAAGCAGGCCCCCGTCGTGCCCGCACTGCGCATGCACGCGCTGCAGGAAATCGCGCGCCTCCTCCGGTGTGAAATTGCCGATCGACGAGCCGGGATAAAAGAACAGGCGGCGCTCCTCGCGCACGCTGTCGGGCAGTTCGAGGCTGCCCGAGAAATCCATGCCGAGCGGCCGCATCTCGATGTGGCGGAAGCGCTGGCGCAGGCGCTCGACGGCATCGAGCAGGAATTCGGCCGAGATGTCGACAGGGACGTACTGGCGCGGCTGCAGCAGCGGAAACAGATTCGCCGCCTTGGCGCAATTGCCGGCGCCCAGGTCGATCAACGTGGAGCCGGTACCGACCGTGCGCGCGATCTCGGGGCCGTGCAGGTCGAAGATGCCGGCTTCCGTCCGCGTGGGATAGTACTCGGGCAATTCGCAGATCGCTTCGAACAGCTTCGAACCCAGCGGGTCGTACAGGAACTTGGGCGAAATCCAGGCCTGGCGCGCGGTGAGACTCGCAGCCAGTTCGGCGGGTACGTGCAATCCATCGTTGTTGACTACGGGCACTGCGGGCGACGTCGCGTTCAGCATCGGGTGTCCTCGGTGGTGCGGCCGCACCGTGCGGCCGGCTGGAATGTTGCCGTTCCGGCCATGATACGCGATTCCGCGATTCCGCACGCACCCGCAAAACACCGGGGTCAGAGCTAATGCCAGTCAGTTAAGCGGGGCTGGCATGTTTTGTTGGGTACTTGGATTTCCTGGATTTTATTGTTCTCGGATATGAGCGTGTTCGTCGCTCTGGTAGAAGGTAGGCACGTGCTTGTTCACGTAGCGATGCCAATCGCTTGGGGAAGGTGCCGGGTGTTTCGAGCGGCCAGTGGTACAGCGCGGTAACGATGGCCAGGGCCAGCCATTGGAAGCTGAGGCGCTGCGGTGGCACGTTCAGTTCAGTGGCCATCTGGGCAATTTCATGGCGCAGCAGGTTGTAGGCGATCAACATTCCCCATACTTCCTGGCGCACGAGTTCCGGCAGCCTGCTGCGCAGGACAGGCGCTTTTTTCAGCATGCCTTGCTTCATTTCCCTGAAACCGAGTTCGATCTCCCATCGCTGCACGTAGTGTGCGGCGACGTCACGCGCGGGGAAACGATGCGCATCGCACAGCGAGGTGAGAAATCGTCGAGGCTGTCCGCCCACCGTGCATTCGATCAGTCTAGCCTGCCAGTGCGAGGGAAGATCCGGATGCTGCCGACGCGCCTGAGGTGAGACGGGAAGCCGTACCAGACAGTCACCGGGAGCCACCTGGCAGACTACCTCATAACACAGCGAGGTTTTGGTGCGTATCAGCCAATGCTTTTGCAGGCCCGACCGTTGCCAGTCCAGTAGAAACGCGGCCGAGAAATAGGCTCGATCAAAAATCGTGAGCGAGTTATCAGGCGCAGCCTGTATCAGTGTCTTTGCATAGCTCAGCTCACCTGTCTGGCACTCTCCGAAGTCGACCGCGCGCAGCAGGTGACTGTGGGTATCCATCAGGCAGACGGCACGCAATTGCGGCCAAGCGCCATCACGTCCGTCACCTCCCCGGGGCCGGCCAAACTCCCTTTCGTTTTCTGGCGTGCTCGGCACCGACCAGACCACGCCATCAACAGCATAACTGCGCAGGCCATGAAACAGCGCACTCTCCGCTGGGGCACGCTCACCCCAGCAGCTTGCCGTCCGCTTGAACAGCCATTCCAATGGGGCTTCGCCTAAACGCTCACGCCCCGCCACTGAAGCACTGGGGACAGGTGTGCTGGCTGCCGGGCCATCGGCAAGATCGAGCTGTTTGACGATATGCCAGATCGGCTCGTTTCGAAACAATGCCAGTCCAATTACCAGCCAGACCATCCGATCGGCCGGTAACCGACGACGACGCACCGACACAGTGCCAGTCTGTTGCAAAGCCTCATCGATCCACGCCGGATCGATAAGGCTGGCGAAACGGTCAAATTCCTGCGGCGTCAGCGAGGCCGAGTAATCCAGGTCAAGTTGCAGAGCCATGATAGAAAACGGATTTACGTTGAACATAAATCCGTTCTAGCCCTTGGATCGCGTCGGTCAAGTCCTTAAGTGACCGGCATTAGGGTCAGAGCCCGTTTTTGGGAAATTGCTCAAATTCGGGCTCTGACCCCGGTGTTGGTGGCGTGCTAGAGTAGTGGTTTTGTCAATCGGCGTTCCATGCTCGAACTCGTCAATCTCAGCAAGTCTTATGGCGGCCGCACCGTGCTGGCGGCGCTGTCGCACCGGTTCGAGCCCGGCGAATTCGTCGCGATCATGGGCGAGTCCGGCGTCGGCAAGTCCACGTTGCTGAACCTGATTGCCGGGCTCGATGCGCCGGATGCGGGCGAGGTCCGCGTCGACGGGACGCCGATGTCGGCGCTCGACGACGATGCGGCCACCCGGCTGCGCCGCACGCGCATGGGGTTCATTTTCCAGGCGTTCCACGTGCTGCCGCACCTGACGCTGCTGCAGAACGTCGCGCTGCCGCTGCTGCTCAATGGCCGGCCCGACCCGGCCCGCGCCACGCAGATGCTCGACGCAGTCGGCCTCGGCGGACGCGGGGCCGATTTCCCGCGCCAGCTGTCCGGCGGCGAGCTGCAGCGCGTGGCCATCGCCCGTGCGCTCGTGCACCGCCCCGCCCTGCTGCTGGCGGATGAGCCCACCGGCAATCTCGACCCCGACACGGCCGACGGCATCCTGCACCTGCTGCGCGCCGAGATCAAG includes:
- the egtB gene encoding ergothioneine biosynthesis protein EgtB → MGASEHRLSTAYEHVRQRTLHLAEPLTAEDCCAQSMPDASPVKWHLAHTTWFFETFILEPREPGFRPHNPAFRVLFNSYYNGVGAKHPRAQRGLLTRPTLAEVQAYRAIVDARVLRLLAAAPDDAELMALVELGLQHEQQHQELILTDVKHLLSRNPLYPAYIDSPLPASGPVEPLAWIDFDGGLAEIGHAGEGFAFDNESPRHRQYLQPFALASRLVTNGEYLEFVEAGGYRDPALWLSDGWDLVANGTLAEPLYWVRDGDRLREFTLHGLQALDLARPVTHVSLYEADAYARWRGARLPTEAEWEFAARDAALTCGDLHPRAAGSSGLAQMFGECWQWTASSYAPYPGFAPAAGAIGEYNGKFMVNQYVLRGASCATPHGHARASYRNFFPAGARWQFTGIRLAR
- a CDS encoding IS4 family transposase, whose translation is MFNVNPFSIMALQLDLDYSASLTPQEFDRFASLIDPAWIDEALQQTGTVSVRRRRLPADRMVWLVIGLALFRNEPIWHIVKQLDLADGPAASTPVPSASVAGRERLGEAPLEWLFKRTASCWGERAPAESALFHGLRSYAVDGVVWSVPSTPENEREFGRPRGGDGRDGAWPQLRAVCLMDTHSHLLRAVDFGECQTGELSYAKTLIQAAPDNSLTIFDRAYFSAAFLLDWQRSGLQKHWLIRTKTSLCYEVVCQVAPGDCLVRLPVSPQARRQHPDLPSHWQARLIECTVGGQPRRFLTSLCDAHRFPARDVAAHYVQRWEIELGFREMKQGMLKKAPVLRSRLPELVRQEVWGMLIAYNLLRHEIAQMATELNVPPQRLSFQWLALAIVTALYHWPLETPGTFPKRLASLREQARAYLLPERRTRSYPRTIKSRKSKYPTKHASPA
- the egtD gene encoding L-histidine N(alpha)-methyltransferase; this encodes MLNATSPAVPVVNNDGLHVPAELAASLTARQAWISPKFLYDPLGSKLFEAICELPEYYPTRTEAGIFDLHGPEIARTVGTGSTLIDLGAGNCAKAANLFPLLQPRQYVPVDISAEFLLDAVERLRQRFRHIEMRPLGMDFSGSLELPDSVREERRLFFYPGSSIGNFTPEEARDFLQRVHAQCGHDGGLLIGIDLAKEHTVLDAAYDDALGVTAAFNLNVLRHVNRLLGADFDIRQWRHRGFYNPAQGRVEMHLEAQTAQQVTWRGGSRRFAAGEWIHTENSYKYRQSDAVGLLAQAGFAATRVWTDPKQWFAVINARALSH
- a CDS encoding ABC transporter ATP-binding protein — encoded protein: MLELVNLSKSYGGRTVLAALSHRFEPGEFVAIMGESGVGKSTLLNLIAGLDAPDAGEVRVDGTPMSALDDDAATRLRRTRMGFIFQAFHVLPHLTLLQNVALPLLLNGRPDPARATQMLDAVGLGGRGADFPRQLSGGELQRVAIARALVHRPALLLADEPTGNLDPDTADGILHLLRAEIKASGAGAIMVTHSHAAAALADRTFVLTRAGLKLA